One Pseudomonas lalucatii genomic window carries:
- a CDS encoding glycosyltransferase family 4 protein, whose product MNILLVSQYFWPESFIINDLVRVLISQGHRVHILTGKPNYPEGEIFQGYLKHGCIDEIFESGALVSRVPLRPRGNGGAKNLLLNYLSFVLNGLVFFPRAVQGRSFDVVFVFAPSPVTSAIPAIYLKWRLGSHLAIWIQDLWPESLSATGFIRNRMALRLVGWLVRGIYACTDTLLVQSRAFRAPVARYAREDKIVYYPNSHQDSPLQPATSTQVPAELLAQLEQNFCLVFAGNLGTAQSVETLVQAAERLRHLPDCKLVLVGSGSMVGWVEEQKALRGLDNLILAGRFPPSEMPQFFSRAAGLLVTLKREEIFAYTIPSKVQAYLAAGRPVIAALDGEGARVIEEAGAGLSCAAEDSVGLAHCIERLFHMSPEAREKLGQSGREYFLANFEMARQSQRLVEILENRINEGRGMSK is encoded by the coding sequence TTGAATATTCTTCTAGTTAGTCAATATTTTTGGCCTGAGTCTTTCATTATCAATGATTTGGTCAGGGTCTTGATTTCTCAGGGCCACAGAGTGCACATTTTAACGGGCAAGCCAAATTACCCTGAAGGTGAAATTTTTCAAGGCTACTTAAAGCATGGATGTATTGATGAGATTTTTGAATCTGGTGCATTAGTGAGTCGTGTGCCTCTGCGTCCGCGAGGTAATGGAGGTGCAAAAAACTTATTGCTGAACTATCTTTCTTTCGTACTGAACGGGCTTGTATTTTTCCCGCGGGCGGTCCAAGGGCGTTCGTTTGATGTAGTTTTTGTTTTTGCTCCGTCGCCAGTCACCTCCGCAATTCCGGCTATTTATTTAAAATGGCGATTAGGGTCACATCTCGCCATCTGGATTCAGGACCTCTGGCCTGAAAGTTTGAGCGCAACTGGGTTCATTCGCAATCGTATGGCGTTGCGGTTGGTAGGCTGGTTGGTCCGCGGAATTTATGCGTGCACGGATACGTTGCTCGTGCAGTCAAGGGCATTTAGGGCCCCGGTCGCGCGCTATGCGCGAGAAGATAAAATCGTTTACTACCCCAATTCCCACCAGGATTCGCCCCTGCAGCCAGCGACCAGCACTCAGGTTCCTGCCGAGTTGTTGGCGCAGCTAGAGCAAAATTTTTGCCTGGTTTTCGCTGGTAACCTTGGCACTGCGCAGTCTGTCGAGACCTTGGTTCAGGCGGCGGAAAGATTAAGGCATCTACCTGACTGTAAGTTGGTTCTGGTGGGTAGCGGTAGTATGGTCGGGTGGGTTGAGGAGCAGAAGGCTCTGAGGGGCTTGGATAATTTGATCCTGGCGGGGCGCTTCCCTCCATCCGAAATGCCACAGTTTTTTAGTCGTGCAGCCGGCTTGCTGGTGACGCTCAAGCGGGAGGAAATTTTCGCTTATACAATTCCCAGCAAGGTTCAAGCCTATCTTGCCGCAGGCCGTCCTGTGATTGCAGCTCTCGATGGTGAAGGGGCGCGTGTCATTGAGGAGGCGGGAGCTGGTCTGTCATGCGCTGCGGAAGATTCTGTCGGACTGGCTCACTGTATCGAGCGACTATTCCACATGTCGCCGGAGGCACGCGAAAAGCTCGGGCAGTCGGGGCGAGAGTATTTTCTGGCGAATTTTGAGATGGCGCGACAGAGCCAGCGTCTAGTGGAAATCCTTGAAAATAGAATTAACGAAGGAAGAGGGATGTCGAAATGA
- a CDS encoding glycosyltransferase family 2 protein, with protein MISFLMSVKNEARYIKDALDSIVCIASSPIEVIVVDDGSNDGTPEVVESLGYSSVKLFRTAGIGKAAAFSLAFEKAAGDYFILIAGDDCIVPDVVEARVSPLRQVAVSEPALSLCKLQSFSESKKYDGMILPKNKSLGLESGGCMAFNKAFGRLAFPIPAMLANEDSWLVLHARFSRVAKFQVPLIGLFYRIHSENSYRRGASFDVVNSQMWARQKAAFYFIEEHGESLSGEQRRKLLFEFSVHVLRYLGASSLILLVPCVPFMSKIKALFHSKASLYFFREKFYKFFSGR; from the coding sequence GTGATTAGTTTTTTGATGTCAGTAAAAAATGAAGCAAGGTATATCAAGGATGCACTTGATTCTATAGTTTGTATTGCTTCTTCTCCCATTGAGGTAATTGTTGTCGATGATGGATCTAATGACGGGACTCCTGAGGTTGTCGAGTCCCTCGGCTACTCATCTGTAAAGCTCTTTAGGACTGCTGGCATAGGTAAGGCTGCTGCCTTTAGTTTGGCTTTTGAAAAGGCCGCTGGTGATTACTTCATATTGATTGCTGGCGATGACTGTATTGTTCCTGATGTAGTTGAGGCTAGAGTTTCGCCACTTCGTCAGGTGGCAGTTTCTGAACCTGCACTCAGTTTATGTAAGTTGCAGTCTTTCTCTGAGAGCAAGAAATATGATGGCATGATTTTGCCGAAAAATAAAAGCTTGGGTCTTGAGTCAGGTGGGTGCATGGCCTTTAACAAGGCTTTTGGACGGTTGGCGTTTCCAATTCCTGCAATGCTTGCGAATGAGGATAGCTGGCTTGTTTTGCATGCAAGGTTTTCCCGTGTTGCTAAATTCCAAGTTCCGCTTATCGGCCTCTTCTATAGAATTCATTCAGAAAACAGCTACCGAAGAGGTGCCAGCTTTGATGTGGTGAACTCTCAGATGTGGGCAAGACAAAAGGCAGCTTTTTATTTTATTGAGGAACATGGCGAAAGTCTTTCTGGTGAACAGCGTCGTAAATTACTATTTGAGTTTTCTGTTCATGTGCTCAGGTATTTAGGTGCTTCGAGCCTTATCCTGCTGGTTCCTTGTGTTCCATTCATGAGTAAAATTAAAGCGCTATTTCATTCAAAAGCATCTCTTTATTTTTTTCGTGAAAAATTCTACAAATTTTTTTCCGGAAGATAG